A stretch of the Nitratireductor thuwali genome encodes the following:
- a CDS encoding peptidoglycan-binding domain-containing protein: protein MVVPLSDEEVAKLRDVLREIGFGPGAKERKVARQAVMDFQRQNGLKTDGVIGEQTLATLQRSMDAPASLCAAAANPCAAADPCAAANPCAAANPCGANPCAAKNRARPIHATPAIRGVQRRSRRRMSRRPNCARSLTASRTRCAAYRDIWQEQDHAAVQHSLRLLRVAYSGSGLEETSDFLDWENFASSPYVSAAHCGPRHRTRKATGNAPATKDRQPELTRNPAPSSGAAARPQPPSILRS, encoded by the coding sequence GTGGTCGTTCCACTATCCGACGAGGAAGTCGCAAAGCTCCGTGACGTGCTGCGCGAAATAGGATTCGGTCCCGGTGCAAAGGAGCGCAAGGTTGCTCGCCAAGCAGTTATGGATTTTCAACGGCAGAATGGCTTGAAGACCGATGGCGTCATCGGCGAGCAGACCTTGGCAACGCTCCAGCGCTCCATGGACGCACCGGCTAGCCTCTGTGCAGCAGCGGCAAATCCTTGCGCCGCCGCCGATCCCTGCGCAGCGGCAAATCCATGCGCGGCAGCAAATCCCTGCGGTGCCAATCCATGTGCGGCGAAGAACCGTGCGCGGCCAATCCATGCAACCCCTGCAATCCGCGGGGTGCAGCGGCGGTCACGCCGCCGGATGTCACGCCGGCCGAATTGCGCGCGGTCTTTGACTGCCTCAAGGACCAGATGCGCCGCCTACCGCGACATCTGGCAGGAGCAGGATCATGCCGCCGTGCAGCATTCGCTCCGACTGTTGCGGGTCGCCTATAGCGGCAGCGGGCTCGAGGAGACCAGCGATTTCCTCGACTGGGAGAACTTCGCCTCGTCGCCTTACGTATCGGCGGCACATTGCGGCCCGAGGCATCGAACCAGAAAGGCGACAGGAAATGCGCCAGCAACCAAAGACCGGCAGCCGGAGCTGACACGGAATCCCGCACCCTCGTCGGGTGCAGCCGCGAGACCACAGCCGCCTTCGATTTTGCGGAGCTGA
- a CDS encoding DUF6969 family protein, producing the protein MLCAGEEIAECYRVLTKAGLNIVGEILKGQGQFYQLNHCPSGDVYGRETHSQYYYHAHRTGEHGHFHTFLRQAGMPADAALFRRPRAGTGRAARTHNRTSSPSRWIAMDTRSGLFTTNRWVTDEICEGRNVLADRAGATWRSAAPLRSSFRLW; encoded by the coding sequence ATGCTGTGCGCCGGCGAGGAGATCGCGGAATGCTACCGCGTTCTCACAAAGGCCGGCCTCAACATCGTCGGCGAAATACTGAAGGGCCAGGGTCAGTTCTACCAGCTCAATCACTGCCCTTCCGGCGATGTCTATGGCCGTGAAACCCACTCGCAATATTACTATCATGCGCACCGCACGGGTGAGCACGGCCATTTCCACACATTCCTGCGCCAGGCAGGAATGCCGGCGGACGCTGCCCTGTTCCGGAGGCCGAGGGCCGGGACTGGCCGAGCGGCAAGGACGCACAATCGCACATCGTCGCCATCTCGATGGATCGCTATGGATACCCGATCCGGCCTGTTCACGACCAATCGCTGGGTAACGGACGAAATCTGTGAAGGCAGAAATGTCCTTGCGGACCGCGCCGGCGCCACTTGGCGTTCAGCGGCGCCTTTACGATCCTCTTTTCGTCTTTGGTAG